In Marmota flaviventris isolate mMarFla1 chromosome 19, mMarFla1.hap1, whole genome shotgun sequence, the DNA window AAAGTCACTACCTCCCTTATTAATGAGGCCCCTGGAGAAATAACTGCTGCTGTGTGTGGCCAAGAGTGGCCTCCACTCACCGGTCTGGATGAGGCCAGAGCTACTGTCTCCGATGTCGAAGAACTGCTCGATGTCTGGGAGGACGCCTGGAAGGAGAGCGCTCGGGATGAGCCGGGGAGGCGGCCCCATCCTGGGCACCCCGCTCCCTCCCCGGCAGAAGTGAACCTACCGGCCACGGTGAAGCGGTCCATGTAGTTCAGGAGGTTGATGTAGCACAGCACGGCCACTATGAGGGCCGAGTGCGCCGGCGACAAGCCGGTGATGCGCTGCAACCCCTCGCGATCCGGGATCTCGGGCTCCCCGGACTTGGCGTTCCCCACAGATCCCGGCAACCCCGGGGTGCCAGGCACCGGCCCGTCCTCTGGGTCATCCGCCTGGCTGAGGAAGGGCGTGGTGTCGGAGCCGGCCATGGTCCCGGGGGGCGCGCGCGCCCCCGCGCTCCGGTCCCACCGACGATCCACCTGCgagaggaggaggctggagaaAGGAGGTCGGAGAGAACCCTGGGGATCCTAGCGCGCCCTGAGTCGGGTAAGGAGCTCGCCCCGGAGCATAAGCATGGCTGGGGAGGACCCCGGGCCCTGTCATGCTCTCCCCGAAGACCACCGCGCAGAGGGGACACATGGAATTCAGGTGACGTTGGGGACAGGATAGGGTTAAGGCGGGCCTGGCCCCGCTCCCATGTTGAGGCCCCCCCTCACCCCGGGCAGGGGCGCAGCACGGTCGCTGTCGCTCAACCCCAGCGCTGCACCACGGCGGCGGCCATGTTGCCCGGGAGCCTGTCATGTGATGCGGGGGCCGGCGGCGGAGGTGCAAGCCCTCGGCACGTGACCCGCCCGGACTACGGAAGCCTCAAAGGAGCCGCCAGCCTCCCGCGTCACGTGACTGGCGGCCTGGGTCTCCCGGGTAATCGGGAACCCGGTCCTAGGCTGCAACCCCCGAGGCTCCGCGGACCGGCGCCATGGCAACCCCGCGCCTGGGCCTGCCGGGACCGCCCACCTGAAGGTTGTCCCCGTGACTTGGCCGATCTCAGTGGTTTTATCTGGAACGCCCACTTGGCAGGCTTCTTGCTAATCAGGAGATAATGGGATCGCAAGGGATTTGGAAATAGTAAATCTCTGCAGCCACGCCGGGCGCTCCCAGCAGTCAGCTTCCTCCTCCCGGCGCTTGGCCGGCGGCGTCGTACGTCTCAGTAAATGCTGAGAGAAGTTGAGCCGCCTTCTGTCTCCTTCGGGTTCCCTAGTCCTGAGCTTCCACTGTGGACACTGACATGTCCATTGAGAGAAGCGTCCTCCGCCGCCCAGGCCGCAGTGGGGTCCGGAGCTCTTGCGCCCTCTGGCGGTCACGTGTAGTGCAGGCAGGGGCTCTGAGCATAAGGACACGGCCACCTGCAGGGTGAGGCAGGAGCCCAGCCCCAGGACGCCTTTGAGTAGTTTTTTAGTGGCCCGGCATGAACTCAAagctacattatttttttttttttggagggggggcgAGGCCGTGATGGCACcaaggattgaagtcaggggcactccacccctgagccccatccctagcactattctgtattttatttagagacagggtctcacggagttggttagcgcctcccttttgctgaggctggctttggactagagatccttctgtctcagtctcctgagccgctgagacaACCGGCTCCAAACTACATTTAGTAAACTCtattgaaaagtaaaattattatagCTATTTGAAGATGCAACTTTAAGACCCCAGAAATCCAAGACAAATTCTGGAGTCTCATGGAGAAGTCCAGCACGTGGAGTCATAGACCTGGTAACGGGTATTGGAGCTGCTCAGGGAGGTTGAGGGCTTCTCTGAAGCAGGCCTTGGGTTCACATGTGCAGGAACAATGTGCAAGTTCTTCCTTATCCTTGGTTTCACATTCTGTGGTTTCAGTAATCTGTGTTCAACTGCAGTCCAAAACACAGCTCAGTGcagtaagaattatttttattatgggtactggggattgaacccaggggtactgtaccactgagtcacatccccatcccgttttgtttttttgtggtgttgggaattgaacccagggccttgcacatacaaggcaagcactctaacaactgagctaatccccagccccccagccctttttattttgagacagggtctcagtaagttgctgcagctggcctcaaacttgctatcctcctgcctcagccttctgagttgctgggattacagatgtgcgcctaGCCAGTAAGAATTTTTGAGACCACATTCATATAACCTTTATTGCGGTATATTGCTGTAACTGCTCTATTTGGTTATTAGTTGTTGATCTCTTATTGTGCCTAACTTGTAAACTAAAATCTAACTGATAAATCATATGTATTTATAGGGAAAAACAGTGTGTACAGCATTAGGTACACATTGATGGGGGATTGTCTTGGAACATATACCCTGAAGATAAGGGGGGACTACTATAAAGTAACTACCCCAGGTCAATGCTGTGGGGCTGGCAAGGTGCCTACGTGGAGGGTGAGCCCATTCCCTTTCTCATTGTCCTCCCATGTGGCTCCCATTGTGAAGGTCCCCTCTTGTCCATAGAACTGCTCTACTCCTAGGCAGCAGGCAGGAAGTAAGCAAAGGGGAAAGACACGGACACGTGCTGCCTGCTAGAGCCACTTCCTGGAAGTAGCAGCACTCCTCTTCCACTTCCACCCGGCAGGCCTGAATTGGCCCTTGGTCACATCTAGCTTGATGACATACAGTACCGAATACTGCATCGctcagggaataatgacaaaaaaatctGTACCTGTTTAGCACAGAGAGAATTTATTTCCCCTAATATTTGCACCCACTGTTGGTTGAATCTACAAGATGCAGTTTCACAGACCCAGGGAGCTGATGCCTCTTTATTGAGGTTCCCTGTACTTCACTAAAAGCCATGAGTTCTGTTACTTTGGAAGGGAGAAGAATGGATGTGAGGGAATAAATAATGGATTCTGTCACAAGTATCTTAGTGGAGGGGTCACATGAGGACCAGGAAGATGGAAATTCTCAAGTATATATAAGTTTACTCCCATTTATTCTGTTGAGAttgaatacaaaattttaatGTGCTCAAATTTACTAATGGATACAAAAATTCCGCAAAAAAAGATGGAGAGCTAGACTACATCATGGATTATTTACATGTTATAAAATTCAAAGGAATACCGCAgtccaataaaacatttttaaggagttgacatacttttgaaaaaattataccaCATATCAGTGAAAGATTAATGGCTTTTTTTAGTAGACAAAACTGAGAAAAATGGCTCATtctatgataaaaaataaaacttggtcTCACACACAAAGGTACATATCAAATAGTTTAAAGGTGATGTTCAATCTTTTCCAACCAGTAGAGCCTGGCATTAACTAGTGAGAACCAGTGCTGGACCGCTCAGAACAGTGGCCAGCCAGGGCACTGCCCAGGGTGTCCTAGCTGGACCAAGACGAACTCTACGGACTCAAcgtgaaaggaaaagaaatgagctaACATAAGAAAACGAAAATAtcttaactaattttaaataaatcaaaaagcaacaaacttcaaaacaaaacaatgtgtcTACCTTAAAATTAAGAATGTCTATTCGGTGAAGGATCCCTAGATTCACAAAGTGCCATTCTGAGTTATTTGCAATTACCCagaaatatataaggaactcctcagaataaacacacacaacacacaaaaaGGAAGTCCTGTGGGAAAAGGAGCCATTCCTAGAGCAGCCAGCGGGGCCAAGGGGCAGGCGACAAGATCCCCCAAATTATGGTGATCCAATGGGAGTACATTAAACACTGTGCCCCTTGGGCCCACCAGGCTGGCGAAAATCAGACAGTTGGGCAGTAccaagtgctggggaggatgaggaggagggaaGCCTCAAGTGGAAGGCCAGAGAGATTAACCTGTGTGACCCGTAACCCCGTCCTGGGTGTGTATGCTAGAGAAGTTTCACACGAGCACAGAAGGGACACCGAAAAGGATGTTGATCGTGGCCTGGAATGTGGTGCCAGGAGGTGGTGGCACCCTGGTGTCCACTACTTAAGGCAACATGTGAGTGAAATGCAGTCGATGCCcctatggggtaccatgtgacaGATCTAGAATGAGCAGAGACTACAGCGCCCCACATATTGAGTGAAACCTATTGCACAACAATCTCACACAACAGTAAAAGCATATTCACTCCTGAACACCGTATCCTATAAGGACACAGTGATATTCAAAGATATAGAATAAACAAACAGGGTGCTGATGGGACAGGATGGTGGGAAGAAAGGCAGAAACGCCACAAAACCAGGATCCTTGCACGGGACCGTGATCCCAACATCCAAAACCAAATGGCTGTGTACAGTTCTGCCTTAAGTGTGTGCACCAGGAAGTGTGTACCAGAAAGGGGGCTCTAAAGGGTCCTGGGGGAGGCTGAGACCCTAGTAACTTCGTTCTTCGAGAGTGTTCCAGGGCTTAAGCTGCAGCCCAGACACCACTCTAGAGAACGTGCCCCCAGCAAACTGAATTCCCAGCCCCCAAATGAGGATAAGGCCGCTGTTGGTCCTTGATGTGATCTAAGGCCCTGTGTCCTAGGCCTGGAAGCCCATAACCCAACCCTCATTTATTTCAAGTCACTCTTTCAATAAGAGCAACAGTTCATAGAACAGACATTTGGAGGAAGAGACAGGAGATGAAGGCGAGAGATGACGGGGAGAATCTTCTCCATGTCCTGGGGGCTGCACAATTCAGCAGGACCTGTCATGCAGCCACGACCACTACACAACTAACCAAGCAGCTAGGCTGGAGACCAGGGTCAACAGGAGATGGAGTCAAAGTTCATTCCTTGATTTTGCCTCAGCTTAAAGATAAGTTCTAACTCAGCTTCTGCTAACCCTGATAGGGCAAAAAAGCTTTGTCCCCAAGTCCTGGGGGGGCTCCAAACAGGGTTTCAGCCCCAGACCTCAATGAGATCCCCAGATTCCATGCCCAGATCAGCCGGCAGCTCCTTGCCTGAAAGCTTTGTCCCATCGAAGAAGAAAGACAGCTTGTGTCCAGAGAGTCCCATGGCCTCCTCATAGTGTGACATGAGGGTCTTGAGAGGAGAATCCTGGATGGAGAGGAAAACACAGATGTAAAGGAGGGGCTGGGAGACTGCGCGACAGTCTGCGAACCTGGCACAGGAGGACAAGCAGCCAAATCAGTGAGGGCAGAGCCCTGGAGGGGAAGGCGAGGGGACAAGCAGTCAGCACCGCCTGGTTCCCCTCTGGGCACTGGCACGAGTCTTCCGCTCCCTCTGGGCCTCAGATTCCTCAAGAAGAGAGTGGGAGCCACAGAACCCAAGGGTTAGGGTGTAAGCTCTGGGTTCGGCACGTCCTCCCAGCCCCAGTCACCTCACAATAAGGAGGCAAGACCATAAGGAAGCCGGGACTCTGAGGTGAGAAGGGTCTGGCTGGGGCCTGGCTCTCCCACTTACTGGATGCATGATGTTAGACAAGTGTTATGGGCTAGGGCACCTATATAATTTATATCCTTAAACCATGAGCCCTGCacttgggaggatcacaagtttgaggccagcctcagcaacctagcaagaccctgtctcaaaataaacttttttttttttttttttaaatatgtcctTACAAGGAAAATAGGGACATAGATACATCAGGAGACCACCATGTGAGCACAGAGGCAGCTGCAGCCGGGAACTCTGGCCACCACCAGAGCCAGAAGGAGGCAAGGAAGGGCTTACCGCATCCAGCTGACctctgatttcagacttctaatCTTCCCAAGTGTAAAAGAAGGTTTCTATTGAGTTAAGCTACTGGGTTCTGGTACCGTAGTGCTCCGTTCTTCAGGGGGAAGGTGAGCCAAGACCCCTCATGGATGCTTAAAACCATGGATGGTACCAGACCCTAAGCATACACTCTCATAAGGTTTccttataaattaggcataggaAGAAATCAACAATAATAAAACTAGAACAATTTTAACAATATACTGTTCATTGTAATACAAGTTATATGACTGTGGTCTGTCTCAAGATAcctagggctggggttctggctcaggggtggagcgcttgcctagcacatgtgaggcactggattcgatcctcagcaccacataaaaataaataaataatataaaggcatcgtgtccatctacaactaaacatacatatatatatatgtatttacatacacacatacatatatatatatatatacatacacacatacatatatatatatatacatacacacatacatatacatatacatacacacacacacatatatatatatatatatatatatatataaatatatagttggGCGcaatggcgcacgcctgtaataccagtggctcaggaggtgaggtaggaggataaagagttcaaaccagcctcagcaaaagcaaggcattaaatcaactcattgagacccagtctataaataaaatacaaaatagggctggggatatatatcTCTTCTGTACATTTGCTCAGACACCTGTGCATAGTTTCTTTTTGAGTCTGATAACCCAGacgtgcaccattgtgcccaactatatatttatatatgtgtgtgtgtgtatttagttgtagatggacacaatgcctttattttatttacttatatcttttcattttataaaggaTGCACCTTACAGATTTTCTTTGGTATAtccaaattgccagcatcacaACTCTTATttgggggccattattaagtaaaataaggattaTATGAACACAAACATTGTAATATCACAGCAGTAAATCTGATAGCCCAGGTAGCTACTAAGCAGCAGCTAGTGTACACAGTAGGGTTCAATGGAGAAGGTCCATCCAGCAGGATACAGTGGGATGACAAAGGACGGTGCATGATTTTATTTCACTATTCAGAACTGTACACAATCTAAAgcctatgaattgtttatttctggacatttccacttaatattttcagagcACAGTTCCATGGGTGACTGAAACCTCAGAACGTAAACCCCAGACCAGCGGGGACTATCTGTATCTTGTAACAGCTGCCATAAGAACTGATACAGCAAGTTCCTCCACCCCCAGTTCTGAGTTTCTTATTTGTTAAGTGAAGTCCACAACAGGACTTTCCCAGGTAAGGCTTTCCCAGGTCACACTGTAGTGATATAATCCTGAGCAGACAACAATCATCCCCAGCACAGACACTGGCATTTACAAGTGGTAGAGTATCTGCTTAATGTCcacagggcctgggttccatccctcataccaccaaaaaaaagtggctttaattatttttctgttgtgTTCTGTTTCTTATTGGTCACTGTCCAAGGATCATTTCTGTTTTGACTGGAAGGAGTCAGGAGACTGAGGGGACATACAGACTAGAACAGAGGTTCCCAGCAGAAGAGGGAGGGAAGTTGAACCTGGGCTTTCCCCACCTCCTAGGCCAGGCGTGTGCCCAGTACGGAGGGTAGTGTCCTCAGTGAGTCAGGGTTAGGAGGAGTCCATTCCTGCCAACTGACAGAGAGACAGCAAAGGAAGGGGAGGGTGTCGACAGCCATTTCTTTTCCACTCACCTGAGACAATGAGATCTCCAGCATCTGGTGTTTCTCTTTCCCCTGCACCCTGAGACGGAGCTGCTGGGATGTCTCTGTGGCCTCTGAAGAACTTGCTAGCACCACACAGTCTGTGGGAGGCAGAACCAGGAAGCCAGGCCTAAGGGGGGGTTGGAAGTGCAGCCCGCTCTGGACCTGTCCCCATTCTCCCCTCCCATGGCAAAATTTCCTCAAGACAGGTGTGGCAGTACGTGCATTAGATCCTAGCGCCCAGGAGGCTAGGGCAAGAGGTTTGTAAGtaggaggccagccttagcaactcagggagaccctgtctcaaaatttaaaaaataaaactaaaaaggagGACAAGAAGCCAAAGAGCCCTTTCTGTGTTCACATTCCCCGCTCTACCCCCACCCTATCCTCACCGCCCCAAACACAAGGCTCTGGTCCCATGTAGCTTTCtgaggatgcggctcagtggcagaataccCAGGGCTCAACCTCTAATACTCCTTGAGGCCCCACCTCCTTCCACTCACCAATGATGTCAGCCACTCCAAGCTTTAGAGTCCTGGGGGTGGCCGTAGGGGACAGTTCTGTCTCTCCAAAGAGCAAAAGAATCCTGCTTGGGGACACCCTGAGGCGGGTGGCCATGTGGTCCACCACACTCTGAAGGGGCTCCGACtaagaaggggaaaaagaagcaaaggagCCCTTCCCACTTTCCAgttccccaccccgcccccaccacAAGTTTCTGGCCTGAGCTACTTGCTGAACTCCTCAGCTGTGAGTCTCACCATATTTACCTGGCAAGTACAGAACAAGGTCATGTCAGAAAGAGGTTCACGTGAGCAGCCCAAAGAAATGAAGCAGCCATGGcataggagaaaaaagagaagagcGGGGATTACAACAGGGAAGGGCATGTCCCctcaaaatggccatttcagCTGACTGTCACCGGGTGGAAGAGGGCAGTTGATtacatcttcctttttttttttttttagtactggtgattgaacccaggggtgcgtaACCACTacgccacatccccagacccttttatgtttaatttagagacaaggtctcactgagttacttagcaccttgctaagttgctgaggctggctttgaactcacgatcctcctgcctcagccttcctaatTCTGGGATTATGGCAtcacaggtgtttgccaccaagCCCAACatacctatttttaaaagaagccagAAATCTGGACTTTTGCCTGAAATTACCCGTTGTAACCCAAAGGTTGgcaacaaacttttttttttcttttgtggtactggggaccaaacctagGGATTGcaggtgcaaggcaagcaccctacacTGACACTCCCCCCCCTCACAGATCTTTAAACCCCACAGAGCAAAGAGAGCAGAGGTTGCGTTCTGACGGGGTCCTGGGCTGCCTGCTGCAGCCTGGCCTGGCTGTCTCTGAGCCACACACGGGGGGCACTCAGCGAGTGCTCGGTTCTGCCATCATTCTTAGTGTTGAACTGGGGCCATCCCCACCCAACTATCTGCCTTTTCCAGGAAGCTGGAGGGGCTCAGGATGACCAAGTGACATCTGCTGTGCCCAGTGCAGTGAGAACAAGCACAAAAGAGCACAGAGCCCTGGGGAGGAAAAAGCAAGATGGATGAGGAGAAAACACTTTGTAGGACAGATGACGCggcaagatcattgtactgtcatgtgtaactaattaaaacaaataaaaaaaataaaaaaaaagaagatatgagGCTTCTGTGGAGCCTTGAGAAATGGGCAGGAAGTTCGCCGGAGGGAGAGTAAGGAAAAGCTATAGAGAGAGGATCCCAGACACGCAGGGGAGAGTAGAAGGCACCTCTGCAGAGCAGGACGGGAAGAGGAAGGCTCACTCCCTGCTGCCAGAACCCGCCAGCAGGGCATCATCTCCTCAAAGCAGCTCTTGGTCCTCCTCCTGTGGCCCCCTCAGGCACTTACCATTCTGATGGGCAATCTGATCAGGTCAGCCCGGCACCGGATTTTGAGTGGGAAGAGCCGGGGATTCTCCGGAAGCATGGGCCCCTCCACTATGACCACCTCGTCGTCTTGGCTCTGGCGGCCTTGGCCCTGGTGCTGCTTGGGACTCAGAGAAGATCGGAGATCTTGGAGGCGCTTGTTCACTTCCCTGGGGTGCAACAGGACTCTGGGTCAGCCACCCTCCCAAACTGTCCTCCTTCACCCCATCCAGAGCCCCATGCCCCTGACACCTCAGTTTCTGGAGTGCCCGAGTATGCTTTCTGCTTTTTGTCCCTGGtggaggtgggggcagaggagaggTGTCCCGAGCCCtgtagaaagaagagagggaCAGGATGAGGCAAAGGAGAGACTCCAGCCCCCACTTCTCTTCCTGGGCTGTGGATCCCCAAGAACCCGAGGGGAGCTGGAGAATCAAAAGAAAGCACTTTCTAGTAACTTCTATTTTACTGGAAGACAGGGACAGAGAACACGAcatcaattttatatttacaagacccaaatatgaaaggaagaaaatgtctcACTTAAAGATAAGTCACTTCCCAGGTTAATGTCCGATAAGCTATAACAGATACCAGGCATTGACTACTCTTCCTCTACTCGACAATTCTCACACAGGTACCACGACTTCCCTCTTAACAGACGAGGACAGAGAAGCACAGAAGACGGCAAACAGGCATCTGGTAGAATGTGACCACATGCTACCCCTGCATTAGCCCACCTCAGACTCCACTTCCATGGCTAAAAGGTTCTGGGGGGCGTCTCCTCTTCAACCAGGAGCTTGATTCCCCACCTGAGTCTCAACACCCCTTCcatcccttctcctttcccttttagGAGCCACCAAAGGTCCTGCCTGCCTCACTAACCTAACTCCCTACCTGTCCCCGGGGCCCAAGAGCCCAGCCCCACTCACtcaaacttctttttcttctcttctttctcatccTTACTCCTCAGCTTCTTCTTCCAGGGAGAGTCTGGACGTGGGGGATCCTCAGAGTGGGGACTGCTAGCATCTGCCACATCTGCCTCTGGGAGCAGAGGAGAAAGTGGAGAGGGTTGGCCAAGGCAGGGTGGGGGGCTACCAAGAAGAAACAAGTCAAAGACTTTGAGAGAGGcccaagggctggggtgtggctcagggggagagcacctgcctggcatgttcCAGGCCCCAACACCGTAACAAACTAAGAAGAAA includes these proteins:
- the Nfatc2ip gene encoding NFATC2-interacting protein, translating into MAEPARRRGRRPRGGGVGRGARGARGGRGRRPRAQRSPARRTPDTVLVDLVSDSDEDFVEVATARGAAEPAEVSSPIVVPSPEPPVPAAPRADSDSDSEGADARPAGAQRTLVRRRRRLLLDPGEAPVVPVYSGKVQSSLHLIPDHVSLLKLCPEGAEEEADVADASSPHSEDPPRPDSPWKKKLRSKDEKEEKKKKFEARDTSPLPPPPPGTKSRKHTRALQKLREVNKRLQDLRSSLSPKQHQGQGRQSQDDEVVIVEGPMLPENPRLFPLKIRCRADLIRLPIRMSEPLQSVVDHMATRLRVSPSRILLLFGETELSPTATPRTLKLGVADIIDCVVLASSSEATETSQQLRLRVQGKEKHQMLEISLSQDSPLKTLMSHYEEAMGLSGHKLSFFFDGTKLSGKELPADLGMESGDLIEVWG